In the genome of Chryseobacterium oryzae, one region contains:
- a CDS encoding transposase — MSFFKDIYIGNMLRNALSESEIEMSRICNFLNCSEEEVEEMLNSKSLDTEILLRWSKLLEYDFFRIYSQHLIFHSPTGSKGKPNKTTLPSFRKNIYTKEMIDFIIEKITKGEKTKHQIIEEYRIPKTTLYKWLSKFSKDEV, encoded by the coding sequence ATGAGTTTTTTTAAAGACATCTATATTGGTAATATGCTTAGAAATGCTTTATCCGAAAGTGAAATCGAGATGTCTCGAATTTGTAATTTCTTGAATTGCTCAGAAGAAGAAGTTGAAGAAATGCTCAATTCTAAAAGTTTGGATACAGAAATTCTCTTAAGATGGAGTAAACTTTTAGAATATGATTTTTTCAGAATATATTCTCAACACCTTATATTTCATTCTCCTACCGGATCTAAAGGAAAACCTAATAAAACTACATTACCCAGTTTCAGGAAAAATATTTATACCAAAGAAATGATAGATTTTATCATTGAAAAAATTACCAAAGGGGAGAAAACAAAACACCAGATAATAGAAGAATATAGAATTCCAAAAACTACTCTTTATAAATGGCTAAGTAAGTTTTCTAAAGATGAAGTCTAA